Proteins from one Colias croceus chromosome 22, ilColCroc2.1 genomic window:
- the LOC123701694 gene encoding transmembrane protein 68 isoform X2 translates to MGFISYFVDNYTASFYDMIVEYVDTEYSLWLTWFLTPVIVTFLLPAVIIVLIYLSSIIFHLYRLYRLRVVAGVQNDWRHAARLAVCALWDAHGWLWHGYEIRGLENIPEGPFLVIYYHGALPIDMYYFTARMLLFKRRHIHTVADRFMFKIPGWSQLLEGLCVIPGTVQTCAGVLRSGNPLAISPGGVYEAQFGDHYYRLYWKSRIGFAKVALEAKVPIVPMFTQNVREAFRTVGWLRGICLRIYAATRVPLAPVYGGFPVKLVTHLGKPVMPEPGMTPEQLQKKVATSIENLVEEHQRVPGSILLALIERVYELPKKQKKHTHTNGTCANGVKKETANGVSDECERDRAKVS, encoded by the exons TGGAGTACGTGGACACAGAATACAGTCTCTGGCTTACGTGGTTCCTGACTCCTGTGATCGTTACCTTCCTCCTGCCGGCCGTCATCATCGTACTCATATACCTGAGCAGTATTATCTTCCATCTTTATAGGCTTTATAG GTTACGTGTAGTGGCTGGTGTGCAAAACGACTGGCGGCACGCGGCGCGACTCGCGGTATGCGCACTGTGGGACGCACACGGGTGGTTGTGGCATg GCTACGAAATCAGAGGGCTAGAGAACATTCCAGAAGGTCCGTTCCTCGTGATCTACTACCATGGGGCGCTACCTATAGATATGTACTACTTTACCGCGCGGATGCTGTTGTTCAAGCGACGGCATATACATACTGTGGCTGATCGGTTCATGTTCAAAATACCAG gctGGTCACAACTACTAGAAGGTCTGTGTGTAATCCCTGGCACAGTACAGACCTGTGCAGGAGTGCTCAGAAGTGGAAACCCTCTAGCTATTTCACCCGGTGGTGTTTATGAAGCGCAGTTTGGGGACCACTACTATAGACTGTATTGGAAGTCGAGGATTGGCTTCGCGAAAGTCGCTCTTGAAGCTAAAGTG CCAATAGTGCCCATGTTCACGCAGAACGTGCGAGAGGCGTTCCGCACAGTGGGCTGGTTGCGTGGCATATGTCTGCGTATCTACGCCGCTACAAGAGTCCCGTTAGCGCCGGTGTATGGCGGCTTTCCGGTGAAATTGGTCACGCATTTGGGCAAACCGGTGATGCCCGAGCCCGGGATGACCCCGGAACAGCTGCAGAAGAAG GTGGCGACATCTATAGAAAACTTAGTAGAAGAACACCAAAGAGTGCCCGGTAGCATTCTACTAGCTCTGATAGAGCGTGTGTATGAATTACCCAAAAAGCAAAAGAAACACACGCACACGAACGGCACGTGTGCGAACGGCGTGAAGAAAGAGACGGCTAATGGGGTCAGTGATGAGTGCGAGCGAGACAGAGCGAAGGTGTCGTAG
- the LOC123701694 gene encoding transmembrane protein 68 isoform X1, whose amino-acid sequence MVDNQCDAGTVKAYIMSDLLKKFDLDATNDVMKLTIAVFGFYVGMFYMEYVDTEYSLWLTWFLTPVIVTFLLPAVIIVLIYLSSIIFHLYRLYRLRVVAGVQNDWRHAARLAVCALWDAHGWLWHGYEIRGLENIPEGPFLVIYYHGALPIDMYYFTARMLLFKRRHIHTVADRFMFKIPGWSQLLEGLCVIPGTVQTCAGVLRSGNPLAISPGGVYEAQFGDHYYRLYWKSRIGFAKVALEAKVPIVPMFTQNVREAFRTVGWLRGICLRIYAATRVPLAPVYGGFPVKLVTHLGKPVMPEPGMTPEQLQKKVATSIENLVEEHQRVPGSILLALIERVYELPKKQKKHTHTNGTCANGVKKETANGVSDECERDRAKVS is encoded by the exons atggtcgATAATCAGTGCGACGCGGGAACGGTGAAAGCGTACATCATGAGTGATTTGTTGAAAAAATTCGATTTGGACGCCACCAACGATGTGATGAAATTGACAATTGCTGTATTTGGATTCTACGTGGGGATGTTTTATA TGGAGTACGTGGACACAGAATACAGTCTCTGGCTTACGTGGTTCCTGACTCCTGTGATCGTTACCTTCCTCCTGCCGGCCGTCATCATCGTACTCATATACCTGAGCAGTATTATCTTCCATCTTTATAGGCTTTATAG GTTACGTGTAGTGGCTGGTGTGCAAAACGACTGGCGGCACGCGGCGCGACTCGCGGTATGCGCACTGTGGGACGCACACGGGTGGTTGTGGCATg GCTACGAAATCAGAGGGCTAGAGAACATTCCAGAAGGTCCGTTCCTCGTGATCTACTACCATGGGGCGCTACCTATAGATATGTACTACTTTACCGCGCGGATGCTGTTGTTCAAGCGACGGCATATACATACTGTGGCTGATCGGTTCATGTTCAAAATACCAG gctGGTCACAACTACTAGAAGGTCTGTGTGTAATCCCTGGCACAGTACAGACCTGTGCAGGAGTGCTCAGAAGTGGAAACCCTCTAGCTATTTCACCCGGTGGTGTTTATGAAGCGCAGTTTGGGGACCACTACTATAGACTGTATTGGAAGTCGAGGATTGGCTTCGCGAAAGTCGCTCTTGAAGCTAAAGTG CCAATAGTGCCCATGTTCACGCAGAACGTGCGAGAGGCGTTCCGCACAGTGGGCTGGTTGCGTGGCATATGTCTGCGTATCTACGCCGCTACAAGAGTCCCGTTAGCGCCGGTGTATGGCGGCTTTCCGGTGAAATTGGTCACGCATTTGGGCAAACCGGTGATGCCCGAGCCCGGGATGACCCCGGAACAGCTGCAGAAGAAG GTGGCGACATCTATAGAAAACTTAGTAGAAGAACACCAAAGAGTGCCCGGTAGCATTCTACTAGCTCTGATAGAGCGTGTGTATGAATTACCCAAAAAGCAAAAGAAACACACGCACACGAACGGCACGTGTGCGAACGGCGTGAAGAAAGAGACGGCTAATGGGGTCAGTGATGAGTGCGAGCGAGACAGAGCGAAGGTGTCGTAG